The window tttaacAAAACCATGTTTTCAACTCAGCTAACTCTTTTTCTATTATTtcatccacatttttttcagaaaaaaagaaatttgtatCGTCAGCAAATATtacaaactttaaaatactAGATACcgcaaaaatataatttaaataaagtataaataatttaGGTCCCAACATTGAACCTTGAGGAAGACTAAATTTAACTATTTAATGTCTGTTGCCAAAGTGAAGCTCTGATGAGCACAGCCGCTTTAAAAGATCCCAAGGAATTCTTggttgttgaaagaaaagtgaaaagcaGAGATGAGAGAAAACCTGAAGCGTTCACGCAGAACCTTGGCCGACCAAActgtcaacaacaacaacaggtttCTGGtccatattattattatttctccaTCAGCCGCGTTTAAAGGTCGCTCTGCAGGTTCCTGGACGGAGCTCAGAGGCGACGGAGACTCACCTATGAAAGGGAACGCCGACGGCACGACCAGGAACATGCCGTTGCTGTACATGGTGAAGGTGACGGCGAAGTACATGGCCAGACTGCCCAAAACGAAGAAGGTGTTCACAGCCGTCCAGTAGGACATCTCCAACCCCAGCTACGGACAGGCAGGAGAAGACTTCATCTCAAAACGATGCTCATTTAATATTATATAcctctaaatataaaaaaggctGTTCCTCCGGACCTGGATGGTGACGGCAAACAGCAGGCAGGTCTGCGTGAGCAGGGCGAAGGACTGGTAGTCGGCCAGGTCTCTGCCGTCGTCCCTCACGGTGTCCTGCAGGGCGCCGTAGGGGATGAGGAAGAGCACCAGGGAGCTGTAGCAGCTGTGGACGGCACATTTGAAGAAGGCCTTCTTGCTGAAGTACAGGTTCAGTTGGCCGGGAATGTAGAGCTGCGGATGTTGGAAACTCCACACGTCGTTAACATCCTGACCAGTAGGGGGAGACAAAGGCGACCATTAAAAGGGACTCTTGGAGGAAGTTCTCCTCAGTGTGGACCCTGTCTGTGGCGTCTCTGCGTTTCAGGCCTAGTCTTAATAATCAGTgtataatattttgtttttttctttctttggctAACGGGGACAAACATAATTATTACCTGATCAAACAGGCTCATgcccagaacgggcagagccgTGTACATCAGGTTGTAGAGCGTAATGAACCCCTCGTCATACACCGTCTGAAAAGGCAAAGGTAAGTTTGCGTTATTCGCAGAAAGAAGATGATTATGAGCTGATTCCTCACTCGTTTGGTACTCCCCCGTCTCACCTGTGCAGAGAAGCCGCAGAAGAAGGCGAACCAGATGTGAACGAAGGTGAAGGTGAAGTTCTTGTAGAAAAAGTAGCGCAGGAATTTGCACATGCGCAGGTAGGACCAGCGTCCGTgcaccagcaggaggcgctgcaGGAAGCGGAACTGGGCGAAGGAGTAGTCGCTGGACAGGACGGCCTGCATCCCCTCCTGGCCTGAGATGCCCACACCGATATGAGCCGCTGGGAAGACAGGAGCCatttaggatttttattttgcttttttcagAACATCTACGTCTTCAATGCGACCTCACAATGAACGTATGGTTTCAAGgatgacaaaacaaagcacaaGGCTGATGTTCTAGAACCAcatatccaccttattttccaATGCAGAAGTAACTATGGGcccaactttgttttttttgtgcggcacttctgtttcagctccgttcatggagtctgcatgttctccctgtgcatgcgtgggttctctctgggtactccgtcttcctcccacagtccagaaacatgactgttaggttaattggcttctcctaattgtccttaggtgtgaatgattgtttgtcctgtttgtctctgtgttgccctgcgatagactggcgacctgtccaggtgaaccccgcctctcacctgGTGAactctggagataggcaccagcaccccatCCCCCCCCGACCcgatgagggattaagcgggtcagaaaatggatggatggaatgatggatggatggatggatggatgatggatggatggatggatagaatgatggatggatggatggatggatggatggatggatggatggatggagtgatggatggatggatggatagaatgATGgtagaatgatggatggatggatggatggatggatggatgatggatggatggatggatggatggatggatggatggatggaatgatggatggatggatggatagaatgatggatggatggatggatggatggatggatggatggagtgatggatggatggatggatagaatgATGGTAGAATgctggtggatggatggatggctggatggatgtggatggatggtggatggatgatggatggatggatggatggatggattgatggatggatggatggatggatagaatgatggatggatggatggatggatggatggaatgatggatggatggatggatggatgatggatggatggatggatagaatgatggatggatggatggatggatggatggatggatggatggatggatggatggaatgatggatggatggatggatggatagaatgatggatggatagaatgatggatggatggatggatggatggatggaatgatggatggctggatggaatgatggatggatggatggatcgaatgaggctggatggatggatggatggatggatggcctgatggatggatggatgatggatggatggatggatggatggatagaatgatggatggatggatggaatgatggaatgatggatggatggatggatggatggatggatggatggatgataaactgTCACAGCAACATTTCCTAAAATTGCAGAGTGATAGAAGTGGCAGGTCAGAGCCTCAAACTATTCCTGACAGACAGGATGACATGAATAATTGGCCTCATATAACCAACGAGGacattttaaccattttgtgtCGTCACCTGGTGCAGACGGCGCTGCAGAGCCACTTTACTGAGGCAAACCTCCTCAGAGGAAAAGTTAGCTCGGtgttaataaatatcaacatgGATGAGCTGGTATCCATGGAGGCTGATGGCTGTTAAAGCCAAAGCGAGTCCAACGTTCTCTCTGCAGGATCCTGACTGAATTAACCAGATCTACTGAGATGACCGGAGCTCTGATGCTGCAGCTCCAAGGAAAGTCCTTCAGTCACGCAGCGGCGACTTAATGAAGGTAGAATAATGACTCGTCTGATTCAGAAACATACTGGCTGTTGCCTCGTTGGgattagattgctggtcagttaattTTACAAAGAGAGCAGCGCTAAATGTTTGGGATTGAACTGATATCAGAACGTTCTGCCTACTTCCTGTTTAGGCTTGAAGTCTGAAACTGTACCAGTCTGATGTGTGGTCTCAAAACTCTTCATGCAAGCTTGTCACGTTAAAATGTAAGTTAGCTTTAGAATGAAGCTGTAACTTTAATTCtagttaatttttttagagTGTGAGTTTTAAAGGAAGTAGTGCGCCTCACATGACTCTTGTACACGGTGGATGATTAAAACGCTCCTGCTCCACATTAAAATTTCTTTTACACCCATTATTATGACAGCTTCTAACTGTACAATCGCTCCCGGTCTTCCTCGAAATCATAATGACGAGTATTTTGGTACGAAGTGGCTGCATGAATCGCTCTTTAGCCAGCTAAACAGGGACAGGAAGTGACCGACCGGAAGtctcacacaaaaaaacatcaactcACTGTCTCCGTATTTCTgttgaaaataaggtggatagagACAACAAAATGTTCCCAACTCATCAGACAAAAGGAAAAGATTAAAGTGGAATTTATTTCTCCTTAATGTGTTAGTGTAGTTGTGAAATAGTtataggaagatggatggatgagcaaATAAAAGAATGCATGCCTGGATGGCTGCGCTATTCACCTGCTGTCCACTAGGTGgcagaaacagacagaaaatgttGAGTATGACGGCCTGAGTATGAAATGTGCTCACAGCAGGCAGATTAACACCACAGTTCATCTTTCTGACCACCTAAAGGATTTAGGCGTCTCTCTCTGTACAAACTCCAGAGGAAGTAATGATTTTCAGTTTTACTCCACACCGTCTGCCTCATTATGGGCCGACGgcagttagggagtttgtcctgtaattgGAGGGTTGATGGTTTGATGCCCTGCTCTGACTGGCTCAGTCGTTGTGGGACAGACACTTTACCTGAATTGGCCGGGTTGGGCTGATGTacagcagctgtggctactaacgtagctcaccaccatcagggtgtgaatggctgATTGTAGTGTGAAGCACATTAGGGTCGTATAGCGCCATTTACCATTAGGCTCGTCTTTTAGATTGCacaactttaaaaacagaagTGCTATCTGGTGAAAAATCACAAATtagaaaactaaaagcaaaagaaGACAAGAGACAAATCAaactttaacatctgcagcctgAACCGCCTGCAGACGTTTTGTTCTCAGTGCTTTTCAAGCACAGGTGTCGCTCATGTTTACCACAGAACAAACGCGTCTCAGTGGTCTTCTTGTACCTTTGATCATGCTGACGTCGTTGGCGCCGTCGCCTATGGCCAGCGTGACCGCCTTCTTGTACTTCTTGACCAGCTCGACCACCTGGGCCTTCTGCAGGGGCGTCACCCTGCAGCAGATCACCGCTTTGCACAAACACGCCGTCCTCAGGAAGTCCAGCTCCATGCTGCTCTCCAAGGCGTACGCCTGACgcacaaagaaaacagcagtCAGGCAACATATTTCCACTGTTCTCACCCTGCGTCTTCCACTCTAACTTATTACGAAGTTAAAAGGTTCTTTGACGTTAAAAAGACGTTATGATGCTACGTGTGAACAGAGAGCCGGTTCTACATACCAGACTGTGTCCGTTGATAACCAGACCATACTCTCCATCAGCCACCTCGTCTTTAATCACATTCACACTTTTCCCCATGTCTTCTGGGAAAAGCAGAGAATTCACTGTTGCGTCTGGTTTCATCGAGTTCTGCGCATTTCTGCtccaaatacacaaaaaaacaagaaaaaacccCCACAGATCTTTAAGTTGGATTTTTAAACCGGACTTTAGAGAAA of the Fundulus heteroclitus isolate FHET01 chromosome 12, MU-UCD_Fhet_4.1, whole genome shotgun sequence genome contains:
- the LOC118564778 gene encoding phospholipid-transporting ATPase ID-like, whose protein sequence is WTCTTEHLNEFAGEGLRTLALAYKDLDEEYFRQWKQRHHEASISLEDKESQLDELYEEIEKDLLLLGATAIEDKLQDGVPQTIEQLAKADIKIWVLTGDKQETAENIGYSCNLLQEEMNDVFIVSGHSPEEVRQELRNAQNSMKPDATVNSLLFPEDMGKSVNVIKDEVADGEYGLVINGHSLAYALESSMELDFLRTACLCKAVICCRVTPLQKAQVVELVKKYKKAVTLAIGDGANDVSMIKAAHIGVGISGQEGMQAVLSSDYSFAQFRFLQRLLLVHGRWSYLRMCKFLRYFFYKNFTFTFVHIWFAFFCGFSAQTVYDEGFITLYNLMYTALPVLGMSLFDQDVNDVWSFQHPQLYIPGQLNLYFSKKAFFKCAVHSCYSSLVLFLIPYGALQDTVRDDGRDLADYQSFALLTQTCLLFAVTIQLGLEMSYWTAVNTFFVLGSLAMYFAVTFTMYSNGMFLVVPSAFPFIGTARNSLNQPNVWLTIVLTSILCVLPVVTYRFLLIQLCPTINDKVMFKVRQARATPPPPPRRARIRRTSSRRSGYAFSHAQGYGDLVTSGRFLRRPAVSWSSGFPQVGRTTTGFSPMGRSAGYSPTGRPQNPKVADVEVTSLQMYRTMTDPPL